The following are from one region of the Phycisphaerae bacterium genome:
- a CDS encoding alpha/beta fold hydrolase yields MLNGWTQPRYVAAFNTAGAAGHSVPLGTAGRNGGDRGGVLGVKVSRSGLFLAALALVVAGSGCFAEKSFPLDSAKVVRMTGSAGLNPGAAPPLSTRAWLARCHGRLEGLLTRRGRRVLLTERMTDASGLPVDVYAALGKRRSDLGLILRNFNALVHSYQAAAPGYAIDNPAAPWPGFEDRWIPVTDGVRLCGRLGFAERNGQIRTADCIVLLPGIWGDNGVVRTRDLAMGLRACGFHVLALEIRGHGQTEARYPEVSYTFGVLETLDLLKVSEWLQDTYPQVRRTGLIGFCWGGNIALLAAWYEGCGGHHPSITDEMSRRLDPVAPRAHFEAGVITFSTVLDWERIVDEADRPHSKWLSLSLYAMQTVMADRMRMKEHPEVNGNLRRLIAYEYAESPLSSGMPIVDGYRFLRFVPHCDLPWDDKLSSVRVPTLIVHAINDPFTMAQSVADVMATTDNPNVAALILRGGGHIGFFPYNRDYAWSLIVSFFDPETGAAANHQRLAEVRVLRTP; encoded by the coding sequence GATCGGGGCGGAGTATTGGGCGTAAAGGTCTCGCGATCGGGTTTGTTCTTGGCCGCCCTGGCCTTGGTCGTGGCTGGCTCGGGCTGTTTTGCCGAGAAGTCGTTTCCGCTTGATTCGGCGAAGGTGGTCCGTATGACCGGCTCGGCGGGTTTGAATCCGGGGGCGGCCCCCCCCCTGTCAACCCGCGCATGGCTGGCGCGGTGCCATGGGCGTCTTGAAGGCCTGCTGACCCGACGGGGGCGACGTGTATTGCTGACCGAGCGGATGACCGATGCGAGCGGTCTGCCGGTGGACGTCTATGCCGCCCTGGGCAAGCGGCGCTCGGACCTGGGTCTCATTCTGAGGAACTTCAACGCCCTGGTGCATTCCTACCAGGCGGCTGCGCCCGGGTACGCGATCGACAACCCGGCGGCGCCATGGCCGGGCTTCGAGGACCGATGGATTCCCGTGACGGACGGGGTGCGATTGTGCGGGCGGTTGGGTTTCGCGGAGCGGAACGGGCAGATCAGGACCGCAGACTGCATTGTGCTGCTGCCGGGGATCTGGGGCGACAATGGCGTGGTCCGAACCCGCGATCTGGCGATGGGCTTGCGGGCCTGCGGTTTCCACGTCCTGGCCCTGGAGATCCGCGGGCACGGTCAGACCGAGGCCCGGTACCCGGAGGTCAGCTACACGTTCGGCGTGCTCGAGACGCTTGACCTGCTGAAGGTGTCGGAGTGGCTGCAAGACACGTACCCCCAGGTCCGGCGCACGGGTCTGATCGGCTTCTGCTGGGGGGGCAACATCGCCCTGCTGGCCGCCTGGTACGAGGGGTGTGGTGGACATCATCCGAGCATTACCGACGAGATGTCTCGCCGCCTTGATCCGGTGGCGCCGCGGGCCCATTTCGAGGCCGGGGTCATCACCTTCTCGACGGTGCTGGATTGGGAGCGGATCGTGGACGAGGCTGATCGCCCGCACAGCAAATGGCTTTCTCTTTCCCTGTATGCGATGCAGACGGTCATGGCCGATCGGATGCGTATGAAAGAGCATCCCGAGGTCAACGGCAACCTGCGCCGGCTGATTGCCTATGAGTATGCCGAGTCGCCGCTGAGTTCGGGAATGCCGATTGTGGACGGATATCGTTTTCTGCGTTTCGTGCCGCATTGCGACCTGCCGTGGGACGACAAACTGTCCTCGGTCCGTGTACCGACACTGATTGTCCACGCGATCAACGATCCGTTCACCATGGCCCAGAGCGTGGCCGACGTGATGGCCACGACGGACAATCCGAACGTGGCGGCCCTAATCCTTCGCGGCGGGGGGCATATCGGGTTCTTTCCGTACAACAGGGACTACGCGTGGAGCCTGATTGTCAGTTTCTTTGATCCGGAGACGGGGGCGGCGGCGAATCATCAACGCCTTGCTGAGGTGAGAGTGCTGCGGACCCCGTGA